The Astyanax mexicanus isolate ESR-SI-001 chromosome 4, AstMex3_surface, whole genome shotgun sequence genome segment GAGGGCTGGTTTTCCCAGGCTTCTTTGACCACGTCTAAGAGGCCTCGAGGGCGGCGGCCATACAATAGCTCAAAGGGGGAGAACCCCGAGGAGGCCTGCGGGATTTCGCGAACGGCGAACAATACGTGGGGCAGCAGCTGGTCCCAATCTCGGCCATCCTGTTCGACCGTGCGCTTGAGCATGCGTTTCAGTGTTTGATTGAATCTTTCTACAAGTCCGTCAGTCTGGGGGTGCCAGACGGACGTGCGCAGCTGTTTAATGCATAACAGTTTACACAGGTCCGACATCAACTTGGACATAAAGGGGGTGCCCTGGTCCGATATAATGTCACGGGGGATACCGACGCGGCTAATTAAAAGCACAAGCTCGCGAGCGATGGCGCGCGAGGTAGCTTTTCGTAGGGGTATGGCTTCCGGGAATCTAGTGGCGTAATCTACGAGGGTGAGTATATATTCGTGCCCCCGGGCCGACTTAGGGAGGGGGCCTATTATATCCATGCCAATTCGCTCGAAAGGGATGCCAATAATGGGGAGCGGAATTAATGGGGCTGGTGCTGGTCTTTTTGGGGAGGTGATCTGACACCGTGGGCAGCGTTGGCAGAAATTTTTAACCTCCGCATGTATGCTGGGCCAATAGAAACGGGGTAGTATACGATTAAGCGTGTTTTCGGACGCTAGATGTCCGCTAAGGGGGTGGCGGTGTGCGAGATGCATAACTGTGTCTATCCGTGTGCGAGGCACTACCAACTGTTCTACCTGTTCGGCTCCGAGGAGAGTGACTCGGTAGAGGAGGTTGTCCTCAACCTTAAAATAGGTGGGGGGAAGGGGTGTCGGGCCGTGGACGGCCCCATTAACTACCCGCACGTTATCCCACGCGTTTTTCACGCCTGTCGTCCTCTTTCTGTTCGCGCTGGAACTCACCCTCGGCTACAACCTGCTGGTACAGAGAAGAGAGGAAATTAGCAGGGGGTGTGTGCTCACCTTCCGAGCCTGCCTCCTCACTCTCGTCCGCAGTGGGTACTAGCAGCGCACGCCTCCTCGGCTCCCGACGTTTTCTAGGTCGTGGGCGGTGGCGGAGTGGGGGGACCCAATCCGAGCTCTGCCGCAGCTCCCGGTCGAAGGCGGGGAAGTCCCGACCTACTAAGAGGGGGACAGGGAGGTCATTAAGGAGACCGAGTAAAATGGGATAGTTACCGGTCTGGCCACGGACGTGAGCAGCAGCTGTGGGAACCCGTCGTACATCCCCATGTATGCAGGCCTCCTCAAGGGTTCTCCCGTCAGGTTTGAGCCACGGAACAGCCGAATGCCTGACGAGACTGATGGAGCTACCTGTATCCAGGGTGGCTTGGAGGGGCCGGCCGTCTACATGGAAGGTTCTGGTTCGGCTCGTTTTTTCGGGCAGTTCGTGATAGCTGCAGCCGACCAGCCAGGTTCTTGCGGGGCCCCTGGGTTGGTCGCGCTCAGTGGGCATCGGTTCATCGCGGGGACTGGGCACTGGGTTATTAGCTCGCCCTGGAGTGCCCTGTGCATGGCGGAGAAAAAAATTTGCCGTCTCCCTGTCCTCCCGCCGCGGACGGCTGAATTCGCGCCTGGGGGCCGGGGCAGGCGCTTCTCTCCTTTCATGTCGGTTAATGGCGAGAACCGACTCTGCAGCCTCTGTAgcctccaccatctccttggATGAGGCTGGATCCTTCCACCCAACAGATTTTTGCAACTCCCCGGGCAAGGAGCGCAGAAAACGGTCCATGGCTATTCGCTCTATGATGCCTGCGACCGTCATACGATCTGGCTGGAGCCAACGGCGGGTGATGCGGAGGAGTTGTGACATTTGGACCCGGGGGGAGTCTGTGTGTCGGTACTTCCAACGGTGGAACTCCGCGGCAGCCGCTGCGGGGCCGAGCCGGAGGCGGTCCAGGATCTCCGCTTTCAGCAGCTGGTAATCCTGCGCATCTGCGGGGGTAAGGGCATAGTAGGCAAGCTGGGCCTCACCAGTCAAAAAGGGAGCCAAAATATTCGCCCAGTCCTCCTTGTCCCATACTTCCCTTTCTGCGATTGATTCAAAGGTGTACAGGTAGGCTTCGATGTCGTCTTCGGAGGTGAGCTTGGTGAGGAGATGTTGTGCTGATCTTTTGTTGTCGGGGAGCGGCGACAGGGCTGGCGTCCGTCTGCATGTTACCAGTTCTTCGGTCACCTCCTTCAATCCCCTGGTCAACTCCTGTGTTACCTCATGTTGTCGCAGGTTGCTCTCCAACAGATGTTGCAGTAACTGGTCCATCCTCCCCGTCCTTCACGGCCTTTGGGCCCAGGAGGGATGATAAGAGGGGAGCAAGAGAGGAGAGAAGGAAATAGAAAAGAATaagagaaggggaaaaaaaatagtaataataataataataataataataataatttttttttttttttttttttggttctagaTATCTAGGTCGCCTCCTAGGGTTCTAGCATGGGTAGaagcccgcattctccaccactgtggcgCCAGGGGCGCTagacccttaaaaaaaaaatgggaggaaagACGACAGTCTCACAAAACCCACCCGTAGGGGGtattttatttgggaaaaaaTTGAGGTTTAACAGAAATACACGGCCATCGGCCGGAACGAACTAAATCAATAATGCCAGGGTGCGACAATACTAAGCACACCTGGCCAGGCAGGGGAATGTAGCTCCAGagaggctggagagagagagagagagagagagagagagagaaaggaaaaaaaaatctagtggGGGGGGTACAGCTACTGTCTTGTGGGCGTAGTGAAGATTGGTGAGAAAGCCAGTAGCTGAAGCCAGGGATAGGTCAACTTTCTGCCGAGGATAGAGCACTCTAAGCGTGTGACCTCCGCCGCGCCGTCTGCTTCTCGTCAGTCCgctgtcagagacagagagaaggtaAAGGAGGGAGAAAAGAGAAACAAACGGTTAGTTAACTGGTGGGGTAGAACCGGCCACCCCGAGCTCCTCTGTCTTTCTCCTTTTAAAACGGCGTCCTCGTGTCCGGAGCCGCGGTTCAGCTGGGTGCCTCAGTGGCCGCCAGCCGTGCGTGATTGCCGTGCCCCGCCCCCTAGCCACGCGGTCCGAGCGGCTTTCCACAACAGTGGTGCTGAACAAGGAGGAGcgttcagcaccgcggacagcggTGTTCCGCTGGTGGGGCTTCTTCAGGCTGCTTGGCAGCGCGGCTGTCAGGCTGCCCGTGCCACAGGTGATTAAAATGGTAAAGAATAAttagaattaatataaaaataaatacatatctataaaagtaaatatcttaattatttgttatttatgggtttcttaatattaacattgtttactttttatttatttatttctacatttccttgtccttatatgataatgaaggggcgtgtTTTACAAAAATCTTCTACGTTACCAAAGTTACCGCCAAAGGGGAAAGACATCAATCTAGGTTATCTAAAACgatcaaccaatagaaatgctaagaCACCGTGAaatcattgctggacagccccttaattatcatataaggaaaaggtaaaacagaaataaataaattgggaaataaataaatcaggaaataaataaattgggaaataaataaatcaggaaataaataaattgggaaaataaatgaatacagaaatacataaatcgggaaattaataaatacaaaaataaataaatcggtaaataaatgattgcagaaataaatagttatgtaaataaataaacaaactaatcaaaagagaaaattaatCTTTACCATTTTAATCACTATATTACTTActtataaacttatttatttatttatttttttattttggcagttttggtcctccataaattgttttgttaatttagtAATTAAGTCCTATGCTTAactaataattgtatttttttatttatttttagaaggtCCTgggaaaaccctttttttttcttggagAGGAAGATCACCAGGTGCCATCGACATCTAAAATTCTTCTAGACAGTGGACTCTATGTGGTTGCTGGACGAATGATAGGACACTCAATCCTGCATGGCGGCCCAGGATTGAGTAGTTTGAGTCCTGCAGTTTTTAGCTCTCTGATTGGCCAAGATGAAGAGCATGTATGCCTACAAGATTGTCCAGACACGGACCTCCGAGAAATAATTCAAGAGGTGTGTTTTAATAATGTAAGGTTGTCTGCAAGCAATTTTAGCATGTTTTTCATAATTAACTAACTGATTTGGTGAGTAATATCACATTTTTATTCAATTCACAGCTTGATGGAGATGATGACCTTAGCCAGAGCCAGACGTCAAAAATGAATGATCTCTGCCTTAGCTGGGACTTGCCGTTTTTTAACACTGAGAATCGAAGGTGGCTTGCAGAGAAAGTGCTGGTGCATGCGGTAAGTGTTGGTCTTGAGAACAAAAGTTTGACACAAatttagagaaaataaaaagctatttttaaccTTTTGATGCACAACATATGTACCACCTGCTTTAATGCACATCATGGGTCAAAcatgacccgcattcattttctatgcaaCTTCATGTATGAGTTCTATGAtgtatcttagcaataaattaattcattaaaaaatgtaatgtgtttCTCAATTAACTTATTTTGCACATGCTTATATTATTCTTACCTTTCTTACATTTTGAATCAAAAGCCCTCTTTGCATCACACCCCCTTTAATGCATGCACACATGGGTCAATAATGAACCACGTTCATTTTCAGTGTGTATTCATGTATGGATGAGTGTTTCTTTAGCTcaaatcttcttcttttttttcttcttaatttatgaagaagcttttgtttttccacatcaggtttacacacacaggtcagacacAACCTACATTTACCATTTTACAACTCAGCTATAGCTCAAAACAGCTCCCCTCACACAGCTAACTCAGTACTGATTTCAATTGTTTTAACATAACATTAGAAAATATCTGTGTCATTTGTTACCCATGTTTGCAtgagaggggtagtgatacaaaagagtatttattttaaaaagtaagaaaagaaaaaaataataatgatgaacTATACCCAAAAACAAGTTAgttgaggaataccttgaattCTGATATAGAAAATAAAACTTGTCCGGGACAcatttgacccatgttgtgcatcaaaGGGATAAAACGCGTTACAATATGTATTGACTACAGGATTTGGCTAAATTCCATGCCTTTTGCTAGGTCCTTGGCCGTAGAAGAGAGCAACTCAGACAACTCAGAAGAGGCTTGAAAGACAGTGGACTGATGCCTTTACTAAAGGAAAGGCCTGATGCTCTGAATATCATTTTCCCTCAAGCATCCAAGATTTTTGTTACCCCAGAGGTACATTGTACACCGCACATTGTAGTACATATGTAACACATTGGACATGCTTCTTCAATGATTTCActgtcttttttgttcttttttttaaagatgattcTTGATCGTATTGTATGGCCATCAGACTCTGACACTGAATCTGATGACGGGCTTGACATTTCTACAAAGTGCAGTGTCACAGCCTATTTGCGGGAGTACATTGAGTCAGGTaaaatgtttattcattttattctttattattgtcatgtttgcatgttttttttttcttttttctttcctttttttacatacatacatacacatgtatgtatatgtgtgtatatatatatatatatatatatatatgtgtgttagggctgcacgatatt includes the following:
- the LOC125801493 gene encoding uncharacterized protein LOC125801493 is translated as MIGHSILHGGPGLSSLSPAVFSSLIGQDEEHVCLQDCPDTDLREIIQELDGDDDLSQSQTSKMNDLCLSWDLPFFNTENRRWLAEKVLVHAVLGRRREQLRQLRRGLKDSGLMPLLKERPDALNIIFPQASKIFVTPEMILDRIVWPSDSDTESDDGLDISTKCSVTAYLREYIESGTSDELLELLKFWVGWAVLPQHLYVKVKKVSMPTAVTCFETLKIPGHYLSYREFKMDLAAAVSTTDSGFGLV